One Leucobacter muris DNA segment encodes these proteins:
- a CDS encoding ABC transporter ATP-binding protein — protein MTASVITTRGLTRRYKGAAALEDVTLDIEPGVITGLLGRNGAGKTTLMSLITAQDRPSAGTVSVNGRDPFEHAEIIEQMCFVRDNQRYPDDYKLKHAIRAASIFYPHWSQQLADRLIELFRIPSKPVIKKFSRGQLSALGIVLGLASRSPITFFDEPYLGLDATARGIFYDELLRDYAAHPRTIILSTHLIDEMDRLLERVIVLDQGRVVRHADVDELRGGAYQVAGKAAAVERFVRDRRALSRRTIGGLGTAVLEGVLGDEDRAEAASGGLEITPVSLQDLVAAYGLGDAVDDGDPADPELATVSPLSERSAS, from the coding sequence ATGACCGCATCAGTCATCACCACTCGCGGCCTCACCCGCCGCTACAAGGGCGCGGCAGCGCTCGAAGACGTCACACTCGACATCGAGCCCGGTGTGATCACCGGGCTGCTGGGCCGCAACGGGGCGGGCAAGACCACGCTCATGTCACTCATCACGGCGCAGGATCGGCCGAGTGCCGGCACCGTGAGCGTGAACGGCCGCGACCCGTTCGAGCACGCCGAGATCATCGAGCAGATGTGCTTCGTGCGCGACAACCAGCGCTACCCCGACGACTACAAGCTGAAGCACGCCATCCGCGCGGCCTCGATCTTCTACCCCCACTGGTCGCAGCAGCTCGCCGATCGGCTCATCGAGCTGTTCCGCATCCCCTCGAAGCCAGTGATCAAGAAGTTCTCGCGCGGCCAGCTGTCGGCCCTCGGTATCGTGCTGGGTCTCGCCTCGCGCTCGCCGATCACCTTCTTCGACGAGCCCTACCTGGGTCTCGACGCCACCGCGCGCGGCATCTTCTACGACGAGCTGCTGCGCGACTACGCGGCGCACCCGCGCACCATCATCCTCTCGACGCACCTCATCGACGAGATGGACCGTCTGCTCGAGCGGGTGATCGTGCTCGATCAGGGCCGAGTCGTGCGGCACGCCGACGTCGACGAGCTGCGCGGCGGCGCGTACCAGGTGGCGGGTAAGGCCGCCGCGGTCGAACGGTTCGTGCGGGACCGCCGGGCGCTCTCGCGCCGCACCATCGGGGGGCTCGGCACCGCCGTGCTCGAGGGAGTGCTCGGAGACGAGGATCGGGCGGAGGCCGCCTCCGGGGGGCTCGAGATCACGCCGGTCTCGCTGCAGGATCTCGTCGCCGCCTACGGTCTGGGAGACGCCGTCGACGACGGCGATCCGGCCGATCCCGAACTCGCCACCGTCTCGCCGCTCAGTGAAAGGAGCGCATCATGA